The following proteins are encoded in a genomic region of Mycolicibacterium confluentis:
- a CDS encoding energy-coupling factor ABC transporter ATP-binding protein: MPDPGRGIVFDRVSHAYGERAVLRDLSLTLAERRIGVVGPNGGGKSTLARMINALVVPDSGTVRVGELDTRRSARKVRREVGFVFTDPDRQILMPTVAEDIELSLSRQSLSRQERADRVRQVLERFGLAGHADHPAHLLSGGQKQLLALAAVLVTEPRIVVADEPTTLLDLRNARMMRDAFATLDVQLIVVTHDLELVDDFDRVIVLDDGRVRADDVPAVALSAYRESMT, encoded by the coding sequence ATGCCTGACCCCGGCCGTGGCATCGTCTTCGACCGGGTGTCCCACGCCTACGGCGAACGCGCTGTGCTGCGGGATCTTTCACTCACCCTGGCCGAACGGCGCATCGGTGTGGTCGGCCCCAACGGGGGCGGCAAGTCGACGCTGGCCCGGATGATCAACGCCCTCGTCGTCCCCGACAGCGGCACGGTGCGGGTCGGCGAGCTTGACACCCGGAGATCCGCGCGGAAGGTTCGCCGCGAGGTCGGCTTCGTCTTCACCGACCCCGACCGGCAGATCCTCATGCCGACCGTCGCCGAGGACATCGAACTGTCGCTGTCGCGGCAGTCTCTGAGCCGGCAGGAGCGCGCCGACCGCGTCCGGCAGGTGCTCGAACGGTTCGGGCTGGCAGGTCACGCTGACCATCCGGCGCATCTGCTGTCGGGTGGTCAGAAGCAGTTGCTCGCACTGGCCGCCGTCCTGGTCACCGAACCGCGCATCGTGGTCGCCGACGAACCGACGACGCTGCTCGACCTGCGCAACGCCCGAATGATGCGTGACGCCTTCGCGACGCTCGACGTGCAGCTCATCGTGGTCACACACGACCTGGAGTTGGTCGACGATTTCGACCGCGTGATCGTCCTGGACGACGGGCGGGTCCGCGCCGACGATGTGCCCGCGGTGGCCCTGTCCGCCTACCGGGAGTCGATGACATGA
- a CDS encoding energy-coupling factor transporter transmembrane component T family protein, giving the protein MTTLGLYQPGTSVLHRLPAGLKLLALGALIVGMSVLVDSPARLVVAAAGVAVIVVLARFSARAVFAQLRPVLWVVVFIFAFQVLLTDWRRALVVCGILLLSVLLAMVVTMSTRTTDMLAALTAGMRPLGRVGLPVDRVALALALALRSIPLMVETVRQVDEARRARGLRFSPRTAVAPVVVSALRSADGFAEALVARGLD; this is encoded by the coding sequence ATGACGACGCTGGGGCTGTATCAACCGGGCACGTCGGTCCTGCACCGCCTGCCGGCCGGTCTCAAACTGCTGGCACTCGGCGCGCTGATCGTGGGGATGTCCGTCTTGGTCGACTCGCCGGCACGACTCGTTGTCGCGGCTGCGGGCGTGGCCGTGATCGTGGTGCTCGCCCGTTTCAGTGCTCGCGCCGTGTTCGCGCAACTGCGGCCGGTGCTGTGGGTCGTGGTCTTCATCTTCGCCTTCCAGGTCCTGCTCACCGACTGGCGCCGCGCGCTGGTGGTGTGCGGAATCCTGCTGCTGTCAGTGCTTTTGGCGATGGTTGTCACGATGAGCACGCGCACCACCGACATGCTGGCCGCCCTGACCGCGGGTATGCGGCCACTGGGCAGGGTCGGCCTGCCGGTCGACCGCGTGGCGTTGGCGTTGGCCCTGGCGCTGCGGTCGATCCCATTGATGGTCGAGACCGTGCGTCAGGTCGACGAGGCGCGCCGGGCGCGGGGTCTGCGGTTCTCGCCGAGGACGGCCGTCGCGCCCGTGGTGGTCTCCGCGCTGCGGAGCGCCGACGGTTTCGCCGAGGCACTGGTCGCCCGCGGCCTCGACTGA
- a CDS encoding biotin transporter BioY → MVDVASAEQTGRSRLTVTPGDMTQAAVFAALIAALGLPGTFTIGPSGVPITLQTLGVMLAGSILGPRKGALAVGLFAILAIAGLPILAGARSGLVALASPTAGFFVGWLPAVIVIGALTAVMMPRYRVLWGIVINVVGGMAVIYAFGTAGLMLRTDLSWWAALSTNGIYLPGDVAKAVVTAAVAAQVHRARPGLIAPWRKRRAGVPDA, encoded by the coding sequence ATGGTCGACGTGGCGTCGGCTGAGCAGACCGGACGGTCGAGGCTGACCGTGACCCCCGGGGATATGACCCAGGCCGCCGTCTTCGCCGCCCTGATCGCCGCCCTCGGCCTGCCGGGCACGTTCACGATCGGCCCCAGCGGCGTGCCGATCACCCTGCAGACCCTCGGCGTGATGCTCGCCGGATCGATTCTCGGCCCCCGCAAGGGCGCACTCGCGGTGGGGTTGTTCGCGATCCTGGCGATCGCCGGTCTGCCGATCCTCGCCGGCGCGCGGTCCGGACTGGTCGCGCTGGCGTCGCCGACGGCGGGATTCTTCGTGGGATGGCTGCCCGCCGTCATCGTGATCGGCGCCCTCACCGCCGTGATGATGCCGCGATACCGGGTGTTGTGGGGAATCGTGATCAACGTCGTCGGCGGCATGGCGGTGATCTACGCGTTCGGAACGGCGGGCCTGATGCTGCGCACCGACCTGTCATGGTGGGCCGCGTTGTCGACCAACGGCATCTACCTGCCCGGCGACGTGGCCAAGGCGGTCGTCACCGCGGCGGTCGCCGCCCAGGTACACCGCGCCCGCCCGGGTCTGATCGCGCCGTGGCGGAAGCGCCGCGCCGGTGTCCCCGATGCCTGA
- a CDS encoding APC family permease: MSTSVGSDEQPQVLRREFSLWSAFAFAFAFISPIVALYGIFGLALSAAGPSFWWGFLLVFGGQFLVALVFATLVSRWPLEGSIYQWSRRLLGTTYGWFAGWVYMWTLVIAMATVALGSAGFIANIVGLEEPSGGTLALIALVILLAGTAVNLVGRGALKMFMIGSIIAEVIGSVVLGTWLLLFHRQNSLSVLFEGGGPDVDFLAYLTGPFMLAVAFIGWSFVGFESAGSIAEEVHEPRRQLPKAVLFSLGFIALVVAYSSLAIILAIPDLDAVAEGAVSDPVYDTLTATLGAGIAKPVQVLFVIGFLASFLALQTSASRVIWAYARDGALPAADTLVRLRGAARIPTVAILVTTVVGAGLFLLSIVAGDIYSLMVNFTAGGFYLAFLFPLVGFLAVLLRRGWRPGNFSLGRVTLPVAVVAVVWAALQFLNIAWPRVAFEQRWLDWSVWIGVVALGAIGAVLFASVRSRITGTAVVDDAEARDELADQP; the protein is encoded by the coding sequence ATGTCGACATCGGTCGGGTCCGACGAGCAGCCTCAGGTGCTGCGCCGGGAATTCTCGTTATGGTCGGCCTTCGCGTTCGCCTTCGCCTTCATCTCGCCGATCGTGGCGCTCTACGGCATCTTCGGCCTCGCGCTGTCCGCCGCGGGCCCCAGCTTCTGGTGGGGCTTCCTGCTGGTGTTCGGCGGGCAGTTCCTGGTGGCGCTGGTGTTCGCGACCCTGGTGTCGCGCTGGCCCTTGGAGGGCTCGATCTACCAGTGGTCCCGTCGCCTGCTCGGGACGACGTACGGGTGGTTCGCGGGCTGGGTCTACATGTGGACGCTGGTGATCGCGATGGCGACCGTGGCGCTCGGTTCGGCGGGCTTCATCGCCAACATCGTCGGGTTGGAAGAGCCCTCGGGTGGGACGCTGGCGCTGATCGCGCTGGTGATCCTCCTGGCCGGCACCGCGGTCAACCTCGTCGGTCGGGGAGCATTGAAGATGTTCATGATCGGCAGCATCATCGCCGAGGTCATCGGTTCGGTGGTGCTGGGCACCTGGCTGCTGCTCTTCCATCGGCAGAACTCGCTGTCGGTGCTGTTCGAGGGCGGTGGGCCCGACGTCGACTTCCTGGCCTATCTGACCGGCCCGTTCATGCTCGCGGTGGCGTTCATCGGTTGGTCCTTCGTGGGCTTTGAGAGCGCCGGATCGATCGCCGAAGAGGTCCACGAACCTCGCAGGCAACTGCCGAAGGCCGTGCTGTTCTCGCTGGGCTTCATCGCGCTGGTCGTGGCCTACTCCAGCCTGGCGATCATCCTGGCGATCCCCGACCTCGACGCCGTTGCCGAGGGCGCGGTGAGCGACCCGGTGTACGACACCCTGACCGCCACGCTGGGTGCGGGCATCGCCAAACCCGTGCAGGTGCTGTTCGTCATCGGCTTCCTGGCCAGCTTCCTGGCCCTGCAGACCTCGGCCTCCCGCGTCATCTGGGCCTACGCCCGCGACGGCGCGCTGCCCGCGGCGGACACGTTGGTCCGTCTGCGCGGTGCGGCCCGTATCCCGACGGTCGCCATCCTGGTCACCACGGTGGTCGGCGCCGGCCTGTTCCTGCTGAGCATCGTCGCAGGCGACATCTACTCGCTGATGGTCAACTTCACCGCGGGCGGCTTCTACCTCGCTTTCCTGTTCCCGCTCGTCGGATTCCTGGCGGTGCTGCTGCGTCGCGGATGGCGCCCCGGCAACTTCTCCCTGGGCCGTGTGACGCTGCCGGTGGCGGTCGTCGCCGTGGTGTGGGCTGCGCTGCAGTTCCTCAACATCGCCTGGCCGCGGGTGGCTTTTGAGCAGCGCTGGTTGGACTGGTCGGTGTGGATCGGCGTCGTGGCGCTGGGTGCGATCGGCGCAGTGCTCTTCGCCTCGGTGCGCTCACGGATCACGGGCACCGCGGTGGTCGACGACGCCGAGGCCCGTGACGAATTGGCCGATCAACCGTGA
- a CDS encoding PucR family transcriptional regulator, whose translation MVSPLQRGTDSAAPTLRDLLDAPGVGLVAPAGPAQDLDRTISWAHTTELRDPSRYLRGGELVCTVGISLQSPEDCLTFADSLAKSNAAGICFGVGDGHDVVPSALLAQCRVHGLPVLVASPDVPFSRVSRFVAEYGLDVEIAVARATNALVPELLSSLRRHESTRELLDTAGRMLECSFVLTPAGAHDGGEAMASVEVPGVGTLGWIGLGERPEPGLLDLIARFVRATQGQQDVEAALTRERVGQLLSLVERRMLLPDALGQLLAWPGFTAETLICSAWPAGAGALLSMAFPEALVGDAPDLCLMLSTDLLEVVDDLSLPSGHSAPVPLIEVGSAIGQARIALDLAQRRGHRVGPGQLSSLDSLLEQLPLAQLAPFRQQLIDPLAQMDRRRGTQHVRTLRTFLAADGSLSETARQLYLHINTVRHRLGRIHELTGRDPFKHADQAAFAIGLHTARREDRT comes from the coding sequence ATGGTTTCGCCGTTGCAGAGGGGGACGGATTCGGCCGCGCCCACACTGCGCGACCTGCTCGACGCCCCTGGGGTGGGGCTGGTGGCGCCCGCGGGCCCGGCGCAGGATCTGGACCGGACGATCAGCTGGGCGCACACCACCGAACTGCGGGATCCATCGCGCTATCTGCGTGGCGGCGAGTTGGTGTGCACCGTCGGGATCAGCCTGCAGTCGCCCGAGGACTGTCTGACGTTCGCCGATTCATTGGCCAAGTCCAACGCTGCGGGCATCTGCTTCGGTGTCGGAGACGGCCATGATGTGGTTCCCTCGGCACTGCTCGCGCAGTGTCGGGTGCACGGCCTTCCCGTGCTCGTCGCGTCACCGGATGTGCCGTTCAGTCGGGTCAGCCGGTTTGTCGCGGAGTACGGCCTCGACGTCGAGATCGCGGTGGCACGCGCGACCAATGCTCTTGTGCCCGAACTTCTCTCTTCGCTGCGGCGGCATGAATCCACTCGCGAGCTGCTGGACACCGCAGGCCGGATGCTGGAGTGCTCCTTCGTCCTGACCCCGGCCGGCGCCCACGACGGCGGGGAGGCGATGGCCTCGGTCGAGGTGCCCGGGGTGGGCACGCTGGGGTGGATCGGACTCGGGGAGCGTCCAGAACCAGGCCTTCTCGACCTGATCGCGCGATTCGTTCGCGCGACCCAGGGGCAGCAGGACGTCGAGGCCGCCCTGACCCGAGAACGGGTCGGCCAGCTGCTGTCCCTGGTGGAGCGGCGCATGTTGCTGCCCGATGCGCTCGGGCAACTGTTGGCGTGGCCGGGGTTCACCGCGGAGACGCTCATCTGCTCGGCGTGGCCGGCCGGTGCGGGCGCCCTGCTGTCCATGGCGTTCCCCGAGGCGCTCGTCGGAGACGCCCCGGACCTGTGTCTGATGCTGAGCACCGACCTCTTGGAGGTGGTCGACGACCTGTCCCTGCCGTCGGGACACTCAGCGCCGGTGCCTCTGATCGAGGTCGGTTCGGCGATCGGCCAGGCTCGCATCGCGTTGGATCTGGCGCAGCGCCGTGGCCACCGCGTCGGCCCGGGACAGTTGAGCAGTCTGGACAGCCTCCTCGAGCAACTGCCGCTGGCCCAGTTGGCCCCGTTCCGTCAGCAGTTGATCGATCCGCTGGCGCAGATGGACCGAAGGCGCGGCACTCAGCACGTGCGCACTCTGCGGACCTTCCTGGCCGCGGACGGGTCGCTGAGCGAGACCGCCCGCCAGTTGTACCTGCACATCAACACTGTGCGACACCGGCTGGGCCGGATACACGAACTCACCGGCAGGGATCCGTTCAAGCACGCGGACCAGGCGGCGTTCGCCATCGGACTGCACACCGCGCGCCGCGAAGACCGGACCTGA
- a CDS encoding SDR family NAD(P)-dependent oxidoreductase — translation MSTNLQGRVALVSGAAQGMGAAHARRLAAAGATVAVNDIRDSPQLAALAAEIGGLAVAGDVSDADECARIAAHVAQSAGRFDILVANHAYMTMAPLLDHADDDWWKVVDTNLGGTFFLVQAVLPYMRALGAGRIVVISSEWGVTGWPEATAYAAAKSGLISLVKTLGRELAPEHIIVNAVAPGVTDTPQLLIDADAAGVDLAVMQQRYAASIPLGRIGSPDEAAAAVELLSDFDLESVVGQVISCNGGSTRSRA, via the coding sequence ATGAGCACGAACCTGCAGGGCCGAGTCGCTCTGGTCAGCGGCGCCGCCCAGGGGATGGGTGCCGCGCATGCTCGTCGCCTCGCGGCCGCCGGTGCCACGGTGGCCGTCAACGACATCCGCGACAGCCCACAACTGGCGGCGCTGGCAGCGGAGATCGGCGGACTGGCCGTTGCCGGAGATGTGTCCGACGCCGACGAATGTGCGCGAATCGCAGCCCATGTCGCGCAGTCCGCGGGCCGCTTCGACATCCTGGTGGCCAACCACGCCTACATGACCATGGCACCCCTTCTGGATCACGCGGACGACGACTGGTGGAAGGTCGTCGACACCAACCTCGGCGGCACGTTCTTTCTGGTGCAGGCGGTGCTGCCGTACATGCGGGCGCTGGGCGCCGGTCGCATCGTGGTGATCTCCAGTGAATGGGGTGTCACGGGCTGGCCCGAGGCCACGGCCTACGCCGCGGCCAAATCGGGGCTGATCTCGCTGGTGAAGACGCTGGGCCGGGAACTGGCACCGGAGCACATCATCGTCAATGCGGTGGCTCCCGGAGTCACCGACACCCCGCAACTTCTGATCGATGCTGATGCCGCGGGTGTCGACCTCGCCGTGATGCAACAGCGGTATGCAGCTTCGATCCCCTTGGGCCGCATCGGGTCTCCCGACGAAGCCGCGGCCGCGGTCGAACTGCTGTCCGACTTCGACCTGGAGTCTGTGGTCGGCCAAGTGATCTCGTGCAACGGCGGCTCGACACGGTCGAGAGCCTGA
- the speB gene encoding agmatinase, whose translation MTVHSQPYVETAPGVWGQVDAQSVPRYAGLGTFARLPQRHEVTDYDIAVVGVPFDSGVTYRPGARFGPAAIRQASRLLKPYHPALDVTPFASAQVVDAGDIAANPFDIGTAVDEIRDGVRGLITRPEQRIVMLGGDHTIALPALQAVNEVHGPVALVHFDAHLDTWDTYFGAPCTHGTPFRRASEQGLLVKGRSAHVGIRGSLYDRADLLQDAGLGFTVVHCRDIDRIGIDGVIDRVLERVGDHPVYVSIDIDVLDPAFAPGTGTPEIGGMTSRELIAVLRAMRTLNIVGADVVEVAPAYDHAEVTAVAAANVAYELISIMVG comes from the coding sequence ATGACAGTGCACAGCCAACCGTATGTGGAGACGGCGCCCGGGGTCTGGGGACAGGTCGACGCGCAGTCAGTGCCGCGCTATGCGGGGCTGGGAACTTTCGCGCGACTGCCGCAGCGCCATGAGGTGACCGACTACGACATCGCCGTCGTGGGGGTGCCCTTCGACTCCGGGGTGACCTATCGTCCCGGCGCGCGTTTCGGCCCCGCCGCGATCCGCCAGGCGTCGCGTCTGCTCAAGCCGTACCACCCGGCCCTCGACGTGACCCCCTTCGCCTCCGCCCAGGTGGTCGACGCCGGCGACATCGCGGCCAACCCCTTCGACATCGGTACCGCGGTCGACGAGATCCGTGATGGGGTACGGGGTCTGATCACCCGGCCCGAGCAGCGAATCGTGATGCTCGGCGGCGACCACACCATCGCGCTGCCTGCGCTGCAGGCCGTCAACGAGGTGCACGGCCCAGTCGCACTGGTGCACTTCGATGCGCACCTGGACACGTGGGACACCTACTTCGGCGCGCCCTGCACCCACGGCACACCGTTTCGTCGCGCCTCGGAGCAGGGACTGCTGGTCAAGGGCAGGTCCGCGCACGTCGGCATCAGGGGTTCGCTCTATGACCGGGCGGACCTCCTGCAGGACGCGGGCCTCGGTTTCACAGTGGTGCACTGCCGCGACATCGACCGCATCGGCATCGACGGGGTGATCGACCGAGTGCTGGAGCGAGTCGGCGATCACCCCGTCTACGTCTCCATCGACATCGACGTCCTGGACCCCGCGTTCGCGCCCGGAACGGGCACGCCCGAGATCGGCGGCATGACGAGCCGGGAATTGATTGCGGTGCTGCGCGCCATGCGCACGTTGAACATCGTCGGCGCCGATGTCGTCGAAGTGGCACCGGCCTACGACCACGCCGAAGTCACGGCCGTCGCCGCGGCCAACGTCGCCTACGAGCTCATCAGCATTATGGTCGGCTGA
- a CDS encoding SDR family NAD(P)-dependent oxidoreductase, translated as MSEKPVALVTGGASGIGAAVVTALTGRGFAVGCLDLVGAVPQAEHTVAVDVSDGAAVASAVAEIRGKLGPVHAVVTSAGHYEMAPVTDISVQAWQRMLRVHLGGLVNVARATLPDLIEHRGALVAVASELAVGGGDGDAHYAAAKGAILGVVRSLAAEVAPHGVRINAVAPGPTDTPLLADDSPWRAAEYLDTLPLRRLTAPHEVARCVEYLVCDATSSVGDVVNVNSGAVI; from the coding sequence GTGAGTGAGAAACCCGTCGCGCTGGTCACCGGTGGAGCGAGCGGCATCGGAGCCGCCGTCGTCACCGCTTTGACCGGACGTGGTTTCGCCGTGGGCTGCCTGGACCTCGTCGGCGCGGTACCACAGGCTGAACACACTGTGGCCGTGGATGTTTCGGACGGCGCGGCTGTGGCATCCGCGGTGGCCGAGATTCGGGGGAAGCTCGGGCCCGTGCACGCGGTGGTGACGTCGGCGGGCCACTACGAGATGGCCCCGGTGACGGACATCAGCGTGCAGGCGTGGCAGCGGATGCTGCGGGTGCACCTCGGTGGTCTGGTGAATGTCGCTCGGGCGACGCTGCCGGACCTGATTGAGCACCGCGGCGCCCTGGTCGCGGTGGCCAGTGAACTGGCCGTCGGCGGGGGCGACGGTGACGCGCACTACGCGGCGGCCAAGGGTGCGATCCTCGGGGTCGTCCGCAGCCTGGCTGCCGAGGTGGCTCCTCACGGTGTGCGGATCAACGCGGTGGCGCCGGGGCCCACGGACACTCCACTGCTGGCCGACGATTCACCTTGGCGCGCAGCGGAATACCTCGACACGTTGCCGCTGCGGCGGTTGACCGCTCCGCACGAGGTGGCTCGGTGCGTCGAATATCTGGTCTGCGATGCGACGTCCAGCGTCGGCGACGTGGTCAACGTGAACTCCGGAGCAGTGATATGA
- a CDS encoding cutinase family protein, producing MRSRRILQAMGAVVIAAGGLLVGAGGPAASAEPCPDAEVVFARGTAEPPGVGGVGQAFVDSVRAQAGGKNVAVYPVNYAASGNFNDRMEIARTVVDGIRDERDRVQFMATTCPDTKLILGGYSQGAALTGFVTSAAVPAGVPAALVPAPLTADLAAHVAAVVLFGQPSGAFLQHYDVPALEIGPLFADKTLSLCAPGDSVCETVPVGGPSLAHALYPMNGMVGQGAAFAVNRI from the coding sequence ATGCGCAGTCGGAGGATTCTGCAGGCAATGGGCGCGGTGGTGATCGCGGCAGGTGGCCTGCTGGTGGGCGCGGGCGGTCCGGCCGCCTCCGCCGAACCCTGCCCGGACGCCGAGGTGGTGTTCGCCCGCGGCACGGCCGAACCCCCGGGCGTCGGCGGAGTGGGGCAGGCATTCGTCGACTCCGTCCGCGCCCAGGCCGGCGGAAAGAATGTGGCGGTCTACCCCGTGAACTACGCCGCCAGCGGCAACTTCAACGACCGCATGGAGATCGCCCGCACCGTGGTTGACGGGATTCGCGACGAGCGCGACCGCGTCCAGTTCATGGCCACGACCTGCCCGGACACCAAACTGATCCTGGGCGGTTACTCGCAGGGCGCGGCGCTCACCGGATTCGTCACCTCGGCGGCGGTCCCGGCGGGTGTTCCGGCCGCGCTCGTCCCGGCGCCGTTGACCGCTGACCTGGCCGCTCACGTGGCGGCGGTGGTCCTGTTCGGCCAGCCGTCGGGGGCGTTCCTGCAGCACTACGACGTCCCCGCGCTGGAGATCGGTCCCCTGTTCGCCGATAAGACGCTGAGCCTATGTGCCCCCGGCGACTCGGTCTGTGAAACGGTCCCGGTCGGCGGGCCGTCGCTGGCCCACGCGCTGTACCCGATGAACGGCATGGTCGGGCAGGGCGCGGCATTCGCCGTCAACCGGATCTGA
- a CDS encoding alpha/beta fold hydrolase, with amino-acid sequence MTRRHLKTLCTSALASAVVAAGTLLTAGTASAAPPLRPTIVLVHGAWADTSSWDGEVSALQHQGYDVRAIANPLENLTTDSQYVASFLKTVTGPVVLVGHSYGGSVITNAAATEPNVKALVYVDAAAPDVGETNGSLSGADSVLKQRPETELFDKLPYPGAPAGAMDLYLKKDIFLQHFANDLPTDVATRLWATQRTASTAAFDTPSKYAAWKTIPSWYFISSGDQIITPASEEAMANRAHSHVTMFDGGSHLTLISHPDAVTAVIEQAAESVS; translated from the coding sequence ATGACCAGACGCCATCTCAAGACACTGTGCACCAGCGCCCTGGCGAGCGCTGTCGTCGCCGCCGGCACCCTGCTGACCGCAGGCACCGCATCGGCCGCCCCACCGCTGCGGCCGACGATCGTGCTGGTGCACGGCGCCTGGGCCGATACCTCCAGTTGGGACGGTGAAGTCTCCGCGCTGCAGCATCAGGGTTACGACGTGCGCGCGATCGCCAACCCGTTGGAGAACCTCACCACCGACTCGCAGTACGTCGCATCATTCCTGAAGACGGTGACCGGGCCCGTCGTGCTGGTCGGGCACTCCTACGGCGGATCGGTGATCACCAACGCCGCTGCAACAGAACCGAACGTCAAGGCGCTGGTCTACGTCGACGCCGCGGCTCCCGACGTGGGTGAGACCAACGGTTCACTGAGCGGCGCGGATTCGGTGCTCAAGCAGAGGCCCGAGACCGAACTGTTCGACAAGCTCCCCTATCCCGGTGCCCCTGCGGGTGCGATGGATCTGTACCTGAAGAAGGACATCTTCCTGCAGCACTTCGCCAATGACCTACCCACCGACGTCGCAACCCGACTGTGGGCCACCCAGCGCACCGCGTCCACGGCCGCCTTCGACACGCCGTCGAAATACGCTGCGTGGAAGACGATCCCGTCGTGGTACTTCATCAGCAGCGGGGATCAGATCATCACACCGGCCTCCGAGGAGGCCATGGCGAACAGGGCCCACTCCCACGTCACAATGTTCGACGGCGGTTCACATCTGACGCTCATCTCGCACCCCGATGCGGTCACCGCGGTGATCGAGCAGGCCGCAGAGTCGGTGTCGTGA
- a CDS encoding polysaccharide deacetylase family protein — MNQIRWPDGKTAAAAFTFDVDAESAVLWGPQGTLESVGARMSVMSHQAYGPLVGIPRILDLLERHQIPSTFFVPGHTADRYPEAIRSIVAAGHEIAHHGYLHEQPTALTLEEEITAIDKGLEALAEVAGVRPSGYRAPMWDLSWRTPALLAERGFLYDSSLMDADHPYELAVTPGAAESLVEIPIQWALDDWEQYCYLPDISGSGLIETPRKARELWQVEFDGLRRVGGCWVLTNHPFLTGRPSRAAELDDLMRYVLDHDDVWVTNLGTIAEHIRTLGLSPRSITPPDVPR; from the coding sequence ATGAACCAGATCCGTTGGCCGGACGGTAAAACCGCCGCCGCGGCGTTCACCTTCGATGTGGATGCCGAGTCGGCGGTACTTTGGGGACCGCAGGGAACCCTAGAATCCGTCGGCGCACGGATGAGCGTCATGAGCCACCAGGCGTACGGCCCCCTGGTGGGCATCCCGCGGATCCTGGACCTGCTTGAGCGTCATCAGATTCCCTCGACGTTCTTCGTCCCGGGCCACACCGCGGACCGCTATCCGGAGGCGATCCGCAGCATCGTCGCGGCGGGCCATGAGATCGCGCACCACGGGTACCTGCACGAGCAGCCGACAGCGCTGACGCTCGAGGAGGAGATCACCGCGATCGACAAGGGGCTGGAGGCCCTGGCTGAGGTGGCCGGGGTGCGGCCCAGCGGATACCGCGCGCCGATGTGGGACCTGTCGTGGCGCACCCCGGCACTGCTGGCCGAACGGGGTTTCCTCTACGACTCCAGCCTGATGGACGCCGACCACCCCTATGAACTGGCCGTCACTCCGGGTGCCGCCGAGTCTCTGGTCGAGATCCCCATCCAGTGGGCGCTCGACGACTGGGAGCAGTACTGCTACCTGCCTGACATCTCCGGCAGCGGGCTGATCGAGACTCCCCGCAAGGCCCGCGAACTGTGGCAGGTGGAGTTCGACGGTCTGCGCCGGGTCGGTGGGTGCTGGGTGCTGACCAACCATCCGTTCCTGACCGGCCGGCCTTCGCGTGCCGCCGAACTCGACGACCTCATGCGCTACGTCCTCGATCACGATGACGTGTGGGTCACCAACCTCGGCACGATCGCCGAACACATTCGTACGCTGGGTCTTTCGCCCCGGTCCATCACCCCGCCCGATGTGCCACGCTGA